A window of Deltaproteobacteria bacterium genomic DNA:
CAGCCAGGCATGGCCGAATAAGCAACCTTCTGCCTCCCGGAGTCGGCTGTGATCGTAGTCGCACTCCCGCGCCTTCACTACCCGCCACCACTGCCGCAACAAGGCCTTGAAGGGCGGCGTCCGCCATTGGCCTTGCTGGAAGGCATTGCCAAGAAATGCCGGAGTAACAAACTGCACGGTATATTCGAGTCTCTTCATCTCGCACCTCTCCTATAACTGACTTGTCTCAAACAGCTTAACCAAACTCCCTTCTTTTCTTCCGCAACTGCAACGTTGCAGGCTCCCTCATATAGTCTTCAAAAACCATTTTACCTGTATCTCCGGTTCAAATAATCAGCCGCCCAGGTCAAGGCGGTATCCGAGGAATCCGTAAGATGGAGCATAAACCTGGCGCCGAAATTGTTTTCATCTTGGTAGGTACCGATCAAGCGGCGATTGTCATCACCCAAGTCCTGCACCTTGAAACCGATGCCCCTGATCGATTTCTGTTTGTCATAAGGGAGGGAGTTGGCCGTAATGATCCAGTTGTTTTTCTGCCAAATCTTTTCGACGAATTCCTTGAACCCCTTTGGATAGTGATCGTCCCGAAAAGAGGGCGGTTTTTTGTCGGCGGCCGGGACCAATTTCACCGGCCTGGGATTGCGGAGCCGGAAGCCAGTGAGAAAAATCTGGCCGATAGCGCTCAGCTCATACAGGGTCTCCCCGTCAACCGGCACCTCGGTCAGCAATACCTGTAGTTTCTGGTCAAGGGTATCTATTTCTTCCTTGCTTGAAAAGCTCATCCCTCGCTCAAAATCGGTAAGAAGATCGGAGTGGCTTGCCATGACCCGATAATCAAAGGAGATCGGCAGGGGCGGAAAATCGATAATCTCTAGGAAACGTTCATGCTTGTAGTAGACTGGTATATCCAGAGCCTGGCCCAGCAGGACAGCAACGGCGATTTGGGCCTTGTACCCGCCGGTGGCGTCGATCGCCACATTGTGCCCGCCGAACTTGTGGACATATTCTCCGATCTTCCGGACCAGGTTCCGCAACCCGTGTACCTTGAAGTCCCTGGGCCGTTCATCCTGCAACTCGGCTATGACCGAGTATTCCACCTGTTGTAAAGAGAGGTCGGATCGTTGCTGGAAATAACGCTTCAGCACTTCCCCGGTGTTTCTGCCGTCCTGGGTGTCAGAAACCAAGAAGACCAATTGTTCCAGCGACAGCCATTTCTTTTTACGGATTTCCTCAATGGTATTGATTTCGGCACCGCAGACGCGCATTGTTGGCTCTATTTTGAGGAGTTCCTGCGCCACCCTTTTCCAATCTTGGTTATCATAGGCGGTGCGCAGGGCAGACCAGTTTTTCGGCGCGGCCGGAGTTTCTGCTGTCAAACGCTGTAAGTTACCTTCAAAGAGACTGGTCCCAACTGTGCAAATTAATATATCGCGCATTTCTCTTCCCAAGCTTCGATAAGGTTGTCGTTTATTACTTTCTATTTTCAAGTCCATTATATTGATATAAAGACAAATGAGCTACACCTGCAACGTTGCCGGATACGCTACCTTATGACCGTTATTTGCTTACGGTCCAGGGGCAGCCCGTAACGGGTTTCAGGCCTTTTCCCAAGCGAAGAAATCCGGATGTCTCGAATAGCTGTGGTTCCAAAGCCCTGCATTAAAATCTTATGGACCTTGGCCTTGTAGCTGGCAAAATTCTCTTGATCCAACGCCAGAATTCCTGTGTCAGATGTTGCCGGAACAATGGATCGGTGAAAAATTCAGAACGTGATACACCCTATCCTGCGGGCGGCCGTAAAACTGGGCCGCCACGGCCAGGCAGGCGCTCATGGTCTTCCTTCCTCCGGCTATCAGAAAGTAGACAGCCGTATCCTTGGATGCAGTTAGCCGGCATGTATGGTCAAGACAGGTCTGGAGGAGAATTTCGTTTTCCTCCGTGCCTATAATATCGTCGATCTCAATGCCGTGATGGTCGGCAAGGACATGGACGTTTTCAGGACCGAACTCTATTTCCAGAGGATCGAGATCGTAGTCCTTCAGGTAACGGTAATAGGCCCCTTGGCCGGATGCCAGGAGACGGGCGTGGATGGCCTCCTTCCCGCCCCGGGTGGTGATGATGTGGATGGCATTCACTGCCCGGCCTTCCTGGTGCAGTGCGTACAATGCCTCAGTAATGACCTGGGGAGTAAGACCCACCACCGCGAGAAGGATATTCTTCACGGGATCACCTTCATACGCCCCAGGCCAAAGGTAGTCTGCTTTCCAAGATGCACCTGCTCTACATAACGCAATAGGGGCATAAAGACTTCCAGCTTTTCACCCTCATAGCATACTGTGCCAACCATACCACCCAGACGCATGGATGCCTTCTGGCGGCTGGAGTATCTGTGCCAATCCTGCCAACGGAGGTCCTTACCTACGATCTTCACTGACTCTGCCATGGCCGCAAGCTCCCGGTAGGGAAGGTCCGGCTCGCCTTCTCCATACGTTGCCTCAAGAGAGGAGATCCGGCGGAGGGCCGCCCTGACCAGGCTGGAAAAGGGCAATTGATCCCGGAACTTATTGCCCGATTTCAGGCGAAGGGGGGTACACAGGCGGACAGAAACCTCTGCAAAGGCCGAAGATGGGTAACCACCCGACAGATCCGGCGATACAAGCTCTGTCAAGTCCCCAGGCTGATGGAGGCATCCTTCCTCAGCCGTATAGATGCTCCGGCCTTCATGGACAACGGCACCCAGGATAAAGCGCCCCCGTTCACCACCATCCAAGGCCCTGCCGAGTCCACGCCGGCCCATTCGTTCTACGGCATAGATCAGATGGGGCAAAAACTCGTTTGCCTTTCCGAACAAGAGGATATTAAAACTGAACCTGGTATCAGGATTAAGATCCTGTATTTCAATATCAGGTGGTTCGAGTACAAAGGGATTGGGGCGCACGTTCAGCCACTTGGGACTGCCTGGCGCAGGTGGAAGCCTTTCAAAGAAACTGACGTATATGCATTGTTCCCGGAGAATGCATGTGCTGCAGCGTTGATGTCTTAATGCACAGGATATCTGTTTCAGCGAGGCCCCGAGTGCCCCCCGGATTACAGAGCCCTTATGGCGAGGCAGCACCATGGGTGAAACCGCCAGGCATGAAAAGGTGTAATTACCGACTTTC
This region includes:
- a CDS encoding TIGR02584 family CRISPR-associated protein, with amino-acid sequence MALCRAGASWKADYLWPGAYEGDPVKNILLAVVGLTPQVITEALYALHQEGRAVNAIHIITTRGGKEAIHARLLASGQGAYYRYLKDYDLDPLEIEFGPENVHVLADHHGIEIDDIIGTEENEILLQTCLDHTCRLTASKDTAVYFLIAGGRKTMSACLAVAAQFYGRPQDRVYHVLNFSPIHCSGNI
- a CDS encoding CRISPR-associated protein Cas6; protein product: MKVGNYTFSCLAVSPMVLPRHKGSVIRGALGASLKQISCALRHQRCSTCILREQCIYVSFFERLPPAPGSPKWLNVRPNPFVLEPPDIEIQDLNPDTRFSFNILLFGKANEFLPHLIYAVERMGRRGLGRALDGGERGRFILGAVVHEGRSIYTAEEGCLHQPGDLTELVSPDLSGGYPSSAFAEVSVRLCTPLRLKSGNKFRDQLPFSSLVRAALRRISSLEATYGEGEPDLPYRELAAMAESVKIVGKDLRWQDWHRYSSRQKASMRLGGMVGTVCYEGEKLEVFMPLLRYVEQVHLGKQTTFGLGRMKVIP